CTGTCCAGGAGGAACCGCGAGGGATCTCCGTCCCGGGGGTCTGCCGGAGGAGCCGGCGGTCCGCGGCGATCCTCTTCGGGTGGGAACGTCATGGCCGTGTTCGGACCGGGATATTTATAAAGATACTACTATGGGACCTTCGATAAAGGTTGCCCCTCCCGCGGATCGCCACCGCTGCCTCGCGGGGTCGGGCGGTATTCCTGGCGGCGCCGTCAGGGGCAGCCGTCGCCGCTCTCCTGCCGGGCGGTGGGGCGGGGCTCCGGGGGTGGACCGCTGCGGGTGCCCTGCCGGCGAGGAGGGGAAGAACGTTCCGGTTTTCCGGTGCGGCTATCCGGTGCGAAGGTCCGGACATCGGGCGATCCCCGCCGGCGGGCCGAACCCCGGGAACCCACGACGCCGATCAGGACGGACAGCGTTCCTGCACCCCCGGAGGGCTGTACGGGAAGGGCATCCTCCGTTGTCAACGCCGGCAGGGGTTCCGGCAGAGCGGACAGCCGGGGCATGGACCTCTCCCGGTATTCGGGTGCCCCATCCCGCCGGGGAGGGGGCAGCAACCTGGATATAGCCGTTCGATATACTCCCGGGCCGAGGGAACGCCGCACGTTTTGCGAGACGGCAGCGGATGCCGGGCGGACAGGTGCGGTCCTGCCGGCGCGCCCGGATCCGCGGAGGGGCCGCAGGCTGGTGCGGATCGTGCCGCCCTGCGTCGTCTTCTCCCTCGTCTACCTCGCCGCCATGGCCGCCTCGGCCTCGCTCCTCCAGGGGATCCGCACCGTCCCCTCCCTCTCGATCCGGGAGATCGGCTGCCGTCTCCTCAGCGGCTCCTGCCACGACCACCTCTGGTTCGTCGTCCTGATCGTCGAGCTCTCCCTGATCTACCCGCCCCGCATCCGGCGGGGCGGGCGGCGGGCAGCGGCATCCGCCTCCTAGATCTCCAGGGATATGCCGGCGAAGTAGAGGAGAAGGATGAGCGCCACGCCCACGATGCCGCCGATCGCGCTGATCAGGACCGTGATGATGTTGATGGGGATATCCGGCTGGAGAAAGATGTTGGCGATGAACAGCAGGAGCACGCCGACGATCGCGTTGACGACGAGGGATATGGCGTTGCGCAGGAACCAGTAGAGCACGACTGCGACGATGACGGCCAGAATGAGGATGACGATCCCTTCCAGGAGAGCCATGGAGGGCAGATGGCCGCCCTCCTATTAAAACATGGCGGAGGACCCGCCGCCTCTATCCCAGTTCCACCGCCGCCCGTGCGTCGAAGGGGTTCGTCCGCATGGCGAGCGAGAAGAGGTAGGGGTAGTTGTTCTTCAGGTGCTCCATGTAGTTCAGCCACTCGCGGATCAGGCAGCCGTAGACCCGTTCGATGTCGGTGCAGACGTGCGTCCGATCCGCACCGCTGCACTGCCCGAGGTCCTTTCTCCGCTGGAGCTCCTCGGCCAGGTGGAAGGTGGCCCGGAGGAGCTCCGTGAAGGACTCGTGCTCCAGGAGGAGCGGGTTCTCGAGCATGCGGACGAGGATGTCCTCCCTGCCGGCAAGATAATCCCGGAGGGCGACCAGATCCAGATCCTCCCCCCGGACCTGGGGCGGGTGCTCCGCGATTAGGTTCCGCACGCGGTCGAACTCCGCCGCCGTCCAGGTTCCCCGCACCACCAGCCGCCCGCGGATGTTCTCGAGCCCGGGATCGTGGTCCGATAGGAGGGCCAGAAGGTGCGTCCCCACGGCGCTGAAGAACACCCCGATGATCATGTTCAGCTTCTCCAGTCTCCGCCGTAGGTCCCGGCGCTCCAGGAGGCGGTGGATCACCAGCGTGACGAGCAGCACCTCGACCGGGAGGAACGCGATGTCTCCCAGGGTGTAGATGGCGATGTGGTGGAGATCGAGGAAGACCAGGTAGTGGGCGGTGTAGAGGAGGACCGACGCGACGATCAGCGCAGCGGCCAGGTAGAGCTCCCATGTGCGGATCTTCATGCTCTCTGCGGCCCCGGAGGGCGCGGGAGGTCTTCTTCCTTGCGGTGGCGCCCGGGCGGGCAGCCCCCGCACCGCGCTGGACCGCCGGCACGCCGGGGCCCGTCCGTTCACGGGGATCGCCGCGGACCCGGCGGCCAGCACCTTTCCCAAGGACAATGCTTATCATATAGCGGAGGGATGATCCTACATACCCTGATTTTTGGGCATGGAGCCATGCTGGAAGGTACGTCACCGGAAGAGCACCTGCGGAATCGCCCCGAAGATAGGGCACAGGAGGCCTCTGCGAAGCTCATGGCGGAGCTGCAGTCCATGCTCCAGGCGCTGGAATCCGAGAGCAGCCTGCGGAAGAAGGCCGAAGAGGGGCAGAGGGAGAGCGTTCGGAGGTACCGCAGTCTGGTGGAGCAGTCCCCCGACGCCATCATCCTCCACCGCGCCGGGACGATGGAGTATCTCAATCCGGCGGCCGTCCGTCTTTTCGGGGCTAAGAAGGCGGGCGATCTGATCGGCACCTCGATTCTGGAGCGGATCCATCCCGATCACCGCAGCCTCGTCCAGTCCCGCATGAACCGGCTCCTCCAGGGGAAGCGGATCCCGAGGAAGGAGCTGAAGCTCGTCGATATCCACGGGCGGGAGGTGGACGTGGAGGCCACGGGGGCGCTCGTGGGACCGGGCGGGGCGATCCAGACGATCCTGCGGGACGTCTCGAGACGGAAACGGGCGGACGAGGCGCTCCGGAAGAGCGAGGCCCGCTACCGCGAGCTCGTGGAGCTGCTCCACGAGGGCGTCGTGATCGTGGACCCGGAGGAGATCATCACGTTCGCCAACCCGCGGATGGCGGAGATGTGCGGCTGCCCGCTGCGGGATCTCATCGGGAGATCGTTCCTCAGCCTTGCCGACGCCGAGAACGCGGAGGCCGTGCGGAAGAGTCTCGGCCGCCGGAAGCGGGGCATGCAGGGGAGGTGCGAGGTGAGCCTGCGCAGGCAGGATGGAAGCCGGCTATACGTCTCCCTGCAGGCGTCGCCCATGACAGACGGGAGAGGCAGGCACGCCGGCTCTCTCGTCACCCTGGTGGACATGTCGGATCGCAAGCAGGCCGAGGAGGCCCTGCGGGA
The Methanomicrobiales archaeon genome window above contains:
- a CDS encoding PAS domain S-box protein; this translates as MLEGTSPEEHLRNRPEDRAQEASAKLMAELQSMLQALESESSLRKKAEEGQRESVRRYRSLVEQSPDAIILHRAGTMEYLNPAAVRLFGAKKAGDLIGTSILERIHPDHRSLVQSRMNRLLQGKRIPRKELKLVDIHGREVDVEATGALVGPGGAIQTILRDVSRRKRADEALRKSEARYRELVELLHEGVVIVDPEEIITFANPRMAEMCGCPLRDLIGRSFLSLADAENAEAVRKSLGRRKRGMQGRCEVSLRRQDGSRLYVSLQASPMTDGRGRHAGSLVTLVDMSDRKQAEEALREYARNLKRSNEDLERFAYVSSHDLQEPLRTIVTFTQLLERRYKGQMGREADEYIDYIVDAGKRMQALINDLLEYSRVTTRGGEITESDSEMALEQAISNLRSQLEESGTAVTHDPLPAVLADPPQLVQVFQNLISNAVKYRREDEPPKVHVSAERRNGYVQFSVADNGIGIEPQYFDRIFVIFQRLHGREKYSGTGIGLAVVKRIVERHGGAIRVESEPGKGATFFFTLPEPLRTEPVQNYEAG
- a CDS encoding pro-sigmaK processing inhibitor BofA family protein, which encodes MALLEGIVILILAVIVAVVLYWFLRNAISLVVNAIVGVLLLFIANIFLQPDIPINIITVLISAIGGIVGVALILLLYFAGISLEI